aaggaaaaaaaaacctctgATATTTATTTGTGCAGAAAGATGCTACTTGGCAATCCAAGTCATCAACTAACCAGTCAGTCTAACCACGTGAACTCTGaggaagtaaaaaaaaaaaaaaaactatacaaTTTCCTGCTTGACACATCAGAAAAAAACTGTTTCATCAATAAGTTGAACCGTATAATTTGCATCTGAATGTGACATTCCAAAAGCCCAAAACCAAGTACAGCATTGAAAGTAAAATCTCATGAGCTTCACGTGTATTGCTCGGGGGAAACTGACTAACCAAAGCAGCCAGCCAGCCAGTAAGTCACAAAAAAGGCCTACAATACTTTGCTTGCTTCACACTAGCCCAAGATATTGTTATGTTCAAATCTTTTAAGAGATAGCCTACACTACCCAGAAAAGCTTAACGCCATATCCAATTGCTGTATTCATGCTTAGAAGCCGGTTTCTGGTTACAGAAAATCTCATCCATGAAGGTATGGCTCAGCTGTCCTGCCAAGCTAGGCGGGTCGTCGATCAACGCATCGATAAAGGCACTAACAACTCTTCTGTCTTTCCCTGATGCTTTCAAGCTGAACCAAGTCAGGAACTTCACTCGAAAGTCCATGTCGATGTACCCTTCATTCTCTAGCCACTTCACCATTCTAACGGAATAATCATAGTCGGATTCTTCGGTTCTCCTTTTGCAATTCAAACCGAGTAGGATGCGCGTCTCGCTTATTTTACAAGGTGTGGAAGGACAAACGGATGTCGGTTTCATTGAAGTGATTGAGTTCTTTGGAGAGGGGTTTTTGTAAAGTCTCTCACATTTGCTCTTGTAGAGTCCATCCAATGGATGAAGATTTGTCCCGTTGTCGTTTGAATCCACCCGAGAATGAAGTAGATCAATGTTCCTAATTTCTCCATTTCTATGCTTCACCAAAGCTGGACATGGCGTTGATAATTTGGGCGTTACCCATTTGGCTTCCCAAACACCAAAAACTTGTGTGCTACTAAATAAAGACACCTTGCAGTAGTACTCAGTTGAAGGAAAGAGGCTATTGATCTTGAACTTCTTTTCTGGCTTCAATGCAATGAAAGATGGCTGGTCCGGATAATGCTCCGTGTTGGCTTTACGATGCCAAAGCCTGCAGCCTAAGAAGTCTTTTAACAGATGATCATCGTATTGGAGAACAACCATCACAGAGGTAGGGGAAGAATCTTCAAATAGGATCTCACAGTCTGCCAAGGAAAATTGCAATGAAAGGTGAAAAAGTGTTTCATCTTTTTCCATTTAAGATTACTACATGACATTACTCCATAAATCAAGGAATAAGCATGCATCTCCAGGTAATCATGGCAAAATCACACTGATAATAGGCATCAcatctaattcaaatttgacctcaaatcgaatttaaaagaaaaaaggataTCAATTCATGAAATCAGTCCTTTCTGAGAAAGAAAAGATGCTTACTCAATGTCTCTCTCTTTTGCATACAATCTCTGTAGGGGGCACAACACATAGAATCATAGGCCTCCACAGCAGAAGCACACAGTTTCTGGACCTCAGCACCACAGGATAGCCGATTGACAATACCCCTAGCCATCCTTAAGCAAACCTCATCTAGGGGCCCCACTTCATTTGTCAGCATATTCACAGCCAATTCTACAGTTTTATGCACTTCTTTGTATAGATTTGTCCCTACAAGAATCTTGTGACACAAGGATAATCTTAGACATAGTACATCCACTCTTCTGGCCTCCTTTGCATTTAGCAATTGTCTTCTCCAACTTCTGTATTCAGCAACTTTCTAATCAGTTGATAAACTAACCCAAATATAGATATAATTAGCTCACAAAGTGGCTAGTGAACCTATAAGTATAATTTCGTTTCTTGATACATTAGATCCAGTTTATATAATGCCTGCATGttgaaattatattattatattgatTTGCTGGTCTTTTATGTCACTTGGGAGGATGCACCCAAGTCAAACAACAACTCAGTTAAAAAATGCCAACTTAGGAGAAAAAGAGAGCAAACTATAACATACCCCATCAATCCATTGATCTTTCCACATGAGACACAGTAAAAACTTCCATCTAATTTTTCACGGAGACTATTCTTCACAATTCCAGACCTTTCATGCTTCAGGGCACACTCCAAATGACATGACATTCCACAAAAATCGTTCTCATTGGAAGGGTCAGAGCCACAGGTCAGCCAAAGACTTGGATCCTTGTTATCATCATAACAATGGCAGATGCAACATGAACATCTTTTGCAAAAAGCAAACTCTGGATTTAGAGGTGCTTTGCAAGCTACATTCTGACAAAGTTTGACTTCAGCAAATTCCTCATCAGCCTCCAAGGAAGcattattatttgaattcaaAAGCACGACAGAAGATCGGTCTGTGTTTCGGGGCCTCTTATGGCTCATTTGAGTTTTGTCTAGTAAAAAGGCAAGAGTAGTACTACTACTCCTCTCAGATTTCTGAGAAACCAACTTCAGAAGATGCTCTATCATTTGAGATTTCGAATACCCTGTGTACTTCCTTTCTTTCCCCATTTCAGCACAGATGATCTCAAGTAGCTCCCTGCGGGTAAAAGACCTAAGGATTTCAGTAGCGGCTTTGGACTTTTGGGCAATCTCATGaattatttcctttttcttttccatacTCATCTTGCTGCTGCATTTTCCAGAGTCCATAccataacctgaaacacaagcATGGCTCATGCGTTCACTGAATACAGACATTCAACCAAACACCCAGCAAAAGCAGAAGTAAAGAACAAAATCaagcaaacaaaaattaaattacatcCACCAAAATAGATCGTGCAATGCAATGGCCTACGAAAAAGAACAGCCAAAAAGGAGAAACCCCACATCAAAAACAATGTCGATAAACAGCCACATTGAACATGGAGATACTGTTTGGgaaaagggtaaaaaaaaaaatcaaaaccaaaagcaAAGAGACAGAGAAAGAAaagccaaaacaaaataaatgctACAGCCAGATGACATGAATGACATTGTCTAATAAGGTGTAAAGACATTGATATAAACAGAGCGGCTAAATGCAAGGACGAACAGAACATCCATCAACACCCTTgtttgaagaattttttttaaaaaaacccaaaaagCAAAACCGTAAACTGAGAACTTACCCGCGAACGCTGGATCTAAGCCGGAAATCCTCTCCTCTGGTTCGCTCATTGTACGCAATAATACGAAGAAGAAAcagaaaaattaggaaaagaaagatgaaaattgcGTAGAGTATGAACTGTTAATGGGTCTTCAATGGcgaaaaacaaagaacaaataTGAGATAAAGTTCGTCAAGCACAGTGAACGGAGACGGAGAAtttcagagagagagagagtggaaAACTGAaagcgagagagagagagagtgaaaaAGGAAAGGAGAGAGAATCGGAgtggaaaaataataaaataataagaaaaagaataataaataataaataaataaaagattatgGGCTAACAAATATGAATTGCCATTAATGTACAAATGCGAGAGTTGGTATGCAACTGTGAATACCATAGAAATGGCCagaagaaattttaaattttattattatttattattcaacacGCGCCGTGTAGTACGATTTGACGTGATCGAGGATTTCGGCTTcggtttctttttttcttttctttctttcttttttttttaaataataataataatatgctATTTGATTTTGGGGTGGTGGGGGGCGGGGGGGCAATCTGATCACGGCTTGGAGAGGCTTTTCGGTGGGAGACGAAACTTTTATCTCTAGGGAGTGAATGCTATGGTGCGGCATTTCTCAGGGTTGGTTTGGTGTGGGTCATCGAATCATTGCCGTGCATTTATGATCCGATTGTCGAGATGCGTGCTTTGAGAGTGGGACCCACTTATAGGTAACCTATAAGCATCATCTACGATTCCAACTTTCCATGCAAATATTAGGGTTGATAATATGGGCATTTAGGTCGTTTCTTAGGTGGATGCAGTTACCCAACAGCCATTTCATGGCTCCTATATGCCTATCACCCTTTtctttaataatataaaaataaaaataaaatgtattaTACTAATTTTGAACTCATTAACATAACATGTAGCTTTTAAAAGTAGGTTTTTTCAATGGTATATATattactaaattatttattaagatattaaatttgtatccAGACATTCGTCGATcacattcaaaattttcttgatGAAACATTGTTTTGGACTTCTCTTTTTGTCCATGAATATGCAATACCATTAAAAGTCTCCTGTGTTTAACTTGAATATCACTCTCTATGAATCGATGTTGTTGTGTCTAgcgaaataaagaaaaataagagaaaagtcCATATATGATCAAATTTTCATCTATTTGTTCATGAATTTGATAATAGACAGAAAATAAATtggcatttttattttataaaaaatcttgataaaacataataataataataataataataatgtcacTACCATAAGTACATTAATACAAATAGTAAACAgtttaacttattttaaaagttttacaACATTTTTAGCTTATATCCATCCACGTTTCATTAAATTAAGACCACTACATTGTTGTTCACGTGAGTATTTAGAGTGTGCTCGAGTAAGGACTATCCTAACATAATTATAACCTCCACTTtttatagtaaatactattttgtattctcCAATTAACTATAATTAACACTATATCAAAATATCCATTTGctataatatttactatttgctgcaattttaataatttatcttacaaaaaatgataatttgtgTTTTTTAATATGTGTATGTTTATATGATCTAAAATTTACTAGTGGAACATGTGATTTAGCAAATATCACTAGACTAATATTTTTATGTTCAATATGGGTATATGTAATATAAAAAGTGTAGTCATAGCCTTGTTGGTTAAGATACCAACCATAACAacaacacacacacaaaaaaaaaaaaaaaaaaaacaatcaataagtaaaatattcaaaattttgtccCTACACATagtttgaattaaataatttggCGTGGCATACCAactgatttccttcaaaataacaataataaataaaaaaaataaaaagacgagagaaaaaaaatgaaagaaatcgCAAAGCTTGGACATGATCAAACTCATTCTGCCATTTATACTAGAGATATGAAATCAAAACCATACCAAAtctgttttaataattttttttttgtgtgtgtttggtaaaaattttaatattttttttgtttggtaaaacatatttgaattaaatctgttaaaattatttttaaaaacacacTCATTCACACTTATTCTAAATACAATATTCTATTAGATTTTAGATTATTCTAAAAtcagtttttaattaatttttatttttatttcttaaaaataagatttattttatatatctatCTATTTCTCGCTTAATCAagtctattttttaattttcataagttGAATGCatcctttattaaaaaattataccatattgattttttcaacaaaactatttttcttaatatttaaaaatttatataaaataaacaaaatatatagttctaaataattatttaaaactataaatgataaaaaaaaagttaataataccattttagttattatatctaaaacaattatattttatatttatttaccaaacactAAAACCTACTTTTTCaggtttaaattgaaatttaccgACGCACTAATTTACTTAATTACACAAAACTAAGTATGAGTAGAGCATAATTGAATGGTTAAATATTTTTATCGTTCTCAAAATCATtctgaaatatatttttaaacattcaaaccaatttttatgatataaaaattatattaaaaaatataaaattagatatttaattaatttcaagttattaaaaatattgagtgattttgaaaatgataaacataatttaaccattttaaaattacttccaAATATATACATAGTCAAATAACTTTCTTTTCTTAGCGTAAAAAGTCAGTGCATAATTGTTTCACCAGTTGTTCTGggttttttatacttttttccCCAACTTTTTTATGTATACCAGCTGGAGTgataattgaatcaaatttttaaataatacaaaatacTTTGATATTTTCTACATTATTTGTTGTATTTTTGCTTTTTTAAGTCCCAATCTCACTCAAATTTGAAGTGGGATTGAGCATGAATATAAccaattttcttaatttgagAACCACCATGATTTGACTatgaattttcattatttttaatctttaggataaattttgaaatatgactaaatttaatttaaatgtttGATTGTATCCGGATTAAGTTTAGATTTGAAATAGAATCAATttgatttgagataaaattcTAATTATGCTGCAATTGAAATTTATCTAACTTATCTTTGGTTTAAATTGACTTCTAGATTATAATTTGAATCAAAGTTGGTAAgttcttttaaataattttttttaaattttaatattgaaCTATTATTGGTAGAGTAATTGAAAACAAtgaagagagggagagagaataACAAGAAAAGTTTAAAGTTTCTCAGTACAAGAAAATCACTTTTAGTAACGAGTAAAATGTGTCACGAAAAGCCAAAAAATGTTGATAAAAGTATTAACGACACATAGAGGCGTGTCGTTATAGATGCCATAGTAGTCGTGTATTAATAGGTTTTAGTGACATATTTATCTCACGAGTCGTTAAAGCTTAACATTCACTGTTGTTCGCGCATTACTTACATTTATTTTTAGCAACTAGTATGAACTATGAACCATTGGCATTCTCTTGTTACCTCCATGGCCAATCACACATTTAGGAGCCAATAAGCTACAATTAGCGTTGAATTCTCGCATACAAGTAGAGATTGACTCAATTAAGAAGATTTAAACAACAACTAATTTCTATAATTGATTTCATTTGATTGAGTTTTGTTAAATTTCATTGGTATTGTTTTATTTGCAAACATGCCtaattttttgtaatttcttttttactcATATATGTTTTATGTCACATTCCACCTCAGATTACCCTTTTGATTCGGAGAGGGATGTTAAGATGACAGGAACCACTTTCTTGATAGTACCTATCTCCCAACTTATATGCACAACTTGAAACCACTAATATTATCATCGAGGAAAACACATGATCTCCAAAAGCGCACGCAActtcttttattaaaatcattAGATATGTTTCAAATCTACATATCATGACTCTAGTCTCATGTACTTATTTTACATAACATCAAACTTGTCAATTCATGCTGACTTGACAACTATGAACGTACACTATGAAATATGACCCTTTGACAATATGGCAGACTTCGTCTTCAGGATGCATTTGGAAACTTTTTCGCTACCAGAGGAAGGGAAAACATTTGAGAAGTATGAGTTGGGAAGCCCAAATGAGTGACAATTTGAACTATTAAACATAATTTAGAACTAACTTTATCGAACTGTGAAAGATAAAAATTTAACGATTATTCATTCAACATCACAAATGTATAAAGTCATCACCGCATACTCTGGTTTACCACAACGAGATATATCAACATGCGACCATACTCAACTCACGCACATTTCGGAATATACGGCCCTACTCAGCTCACACACGTTCCAAAACATGTGACCAAGCTTAGCTCACACACATTAAATATTCTTAGTAGTGGTAAATAGCAGAGTTTCAACGTATAAGACGGTTTTGTTTAGGGGTGGAAAAATTTCCCGCAGGGTCGGGTCCCCGACCTAATAAGGGTGGAGAATCTCTAGTTTGATCGAGGGATCAAACTAGGGATTTTATCGGGCCCCCGATCGGGAATGGGGACTCGAACGTAGCccgattattattattattattattattattattattattatataatagttACCTATAATATTATTCATACTATAGGTGTGTGTGTTGAGCtattgtatatatatagttttcttttaaattttaattaataatatcataaatttatatttatatttaatttacaacATGAAATGCTATGATCTTTTCttctaaattatatatttagatgaataaaacaataataatattaacttTTATCCTAAAATTTTTACCATTTCAATCTAAATACCAAATTATAACAatcttaaataaaaataattaaaaataaaaaatgaaaacgaggTTTTTTTTTCTCGTGGGAACTCAGTCCCTAAACTGGGAATTCTCGACCCTGACCACAAACTAGACTCTCCAAAACGGAGAATGGGGAGGGGATGAGGTTGAAATTCTCCTgcggggatggggatggggaatgcatcCCCGCCCTCGCCCCGCCCCATTGCTATCTCTAATCTTGTTACTTCTCGACATCTTAAAAGAACAATATAATAGAACATACCTTGGCGTACAGAAGGTAGCTTATAAGGAAACACACTTCAATGCATGGTTCATATTTCGACGCGTGGTTCAATTCATTTAAACATATCAAAGTTCACTAGACCAATTTATGAACACCACTCATAATCCTGACCATCAAACTTGTACCCCAGGTATCTTGGGGTGGACCAACTCAACACTCTCAATTCACACTGGTGCGAAGTGAAAGGATCGAATCCCAAACGGAAGCATGTGAACGTCTTGCATTTAGATAGTcgatttttaaagaaacaaaaacaagaaacaaatcATGCATTTGTAAAATAAACATTCAAGATAAACATATGCATGCTAGaatagaggaagaagagaagaaaacaaaCTTACCTTTGATGATTcctcaagctttcttcttccaCCGTTTTCGATAATCTCGAGCTTCTCCAATCAAGatggacaccaccaacaagattGTCTTACTAATCTATAGGATTCAAAGAGTTTGGAAGTgtggtctccaagaactttgaggaggaaaaagggaagagaattcctagagaagttagagagaaggTGGAAGTTGGAGGCTAGGATTTTATGTAAGAAGAATCCATTGCTCTAAATGGgtataaggatatatttatatattttcctttatacccttagtgctaattaattaaataacttttatttaattaatgtgcacattaattaaatgaccatatattaaatcctatttaatatatatataattaattatcataaatatcatatatttatactaacctccaaactccataatttcttaatcaattaattaaccattaattaatcaattaaataactatattaaatcatatttaatatgaagttaattaacatataaatatcacatatttatatgtatacatctctttatgaattcaattcatacaAATCtagtatttgaatcttattcaaatatatctctcttacataatttggattatagaccattatatattaatctcattaatatttgatttgaacaatttaaatgattcgtcattactatcctttagtgagctaacaaggggactttatgaacctacaaattagaagctctaatgatatgagattaattgattaaactccttttaatccaattaatcaatattcattaactaccgatcactccactaaagatcgatagctacactattcgcactgtagatatatttttgtgtccatggatataaccaatcaacggagCGATGACCCTTTACtaatgctcataactacagttaggccaaaataccgttttacccctacagttgcatctaattctttaagtaccagattcctctaatgaacaaatagtttatagtccaactataaactaacacctatCAAGCCAGTGAGTGGTtgagacctcattgttcaagacccggaaccagttattaagggaacaatttatctacttttccaaggaatgggaagaagtgaattccattttgtgaaGTTATGTTCCCGATTCCCTAATCAAataaatcctcaaaatgataggcttgttgagtcggctatcatggccactctcacctatacagatcaaaggattgtcgTCATAAATAAGACtccacaactcactcaagattaaggtcaagtctcctaTGATCATCCTCGTAAAATAtaagtttcttcaagtaatgatgttataaagagaaactaattattttgcAGTCCggtctatgtataaactcctttatacaagatacctccactcacatgtctctacatgaacaatatggttcatattgtttataacatttacatctcatgtaataactattaagtgggtcatatccacggtgttatcaggataagacacccaaccttcatCAATTTACtgcaaaccttttaggttattacttaatatgaaccacttgtatgtcaaccacatactgttcaagtggCATCatataatcttggatcttagtatattggattgaattaatgttttctaaatgtcaaataaaatgccTCTGATTTTATTAGTAAAcaatttgtgttaacaaaactacaaaccacgagatacattagatttaggacatcaattccatcaatctctcacttgtccaaAGCTAGTggaatgtatcaacatacaatGAAAGACGAGTGAGAATGTAAAGTATCaatatataatacaataaactagggcatacaatatacccaacaaaatctcccacttgccctaacgTAGACCCAGACCCTCCAACTGACCCTTAAATACTTTAGCccgagagcctttgtaaatggataagcaaTATTGTGCTCCGAGGAAATCTTTATGATGATCACATCTCCCtgttgcacaatctctctaatAAGATGATACTTGTGCTctatatgttttccatgtttgtgGCTACGAGGCTTTTTGGAGCTTACCACAGCACCACTGCTATCACAATAAAATGTGATGGGCAAGGAcatgttaggattggtgtcctaattctcccggagtctcgttgttttgtaaagatacacattgctcaatgaataaaataactgttatttaattctgatatttactcatatccaataaacaaagctccttggttatcttatgtgaacttaagcatgtatatgtgatatacaagtggatcatgccttaagtgataacctaaatcagtctgtagtataaggattaaggtgtgatacctgatccttgtgacactacggatgcgacccactttgtagaggtttgtaagtgttgtaaactactacagatggtagatcctaaccattcatgtggagacgtggagcgggtgTGTCCTATGATGAAAATGcaaaattcgaacaacaagataaatatgatttacttgttattgaagcatgtttagtagaaaaggataaaacctggataattgattcaggtgtcaCTAATTATGTTTGTACTTtatcacaggaaacaagttcctggagacaattgACAAAAGgcaaaacaatctttaaggtagggaccgaggaggttgtttcagctaaagcagtgggagatataaagttatttataggagataagtacatttatctttaaaatatttattacattccttctatgaaaaggaatctaatatctatctgttgtttgctagaacaaaattataaagtttctttcgatagcgatgaagtgttcatcaatacaagaagtaaacaaatttgttctgcaaaattagaaaataacttgtatttgttaaaaccaactgaggttaaagccgttttgaacatagaaatgtttaaaactgctgagactcataagaaaaggaaaatttctcccaatgcctatctttggcacttgagactaggtcatataaatctcaacaggattgagagactagttaagaacggtcatctaaataagttagatagttcattaccaccttATGAATTCTGTCTTAAggataaaatgaccaaaagatcttttactggaaaaggtcttagaaccaaaaaacccttagaacttgtacactcagacctttgtagtcctctaaatgttagagctagaggagggtatgaatatttcatcagcttcattGATGACTATTTTAGGTATGGGCATAATTATCTAAAgtaccaaaagtctgaaacatttaaaaagttcaaaaagtataaggctgaggttgaaaatcaattaggtaaaaagattaaaacacttcgatcaaatcgagatggtgagtatatggacttagaattccagaactatttaatagaacatggaatctagtctcaactcacaacccctggcacacctcagaAAAATGGTgtggtagaaaggagaaatagaaccttgttggacatggttcgttccacgatgagttatgctcagttaccaagttctttttggggttatgcaattCAGtctgcagtgtatattttgaacatggtcccctcgaaaagtgtttctaaaacaccttacgaactctggagaggacgtaaaggaaatttacgtcacttcagaatttggggttgcccggccacatgtgttggtgcaaaatcctaaaaagttgtaacgtcgttcaaaagtatgcctaattgtaggctacccaaaagaaacgaaaggtggtttcttttatgatcctcaggaagacaaggtatttgtatcgacaaaatgcaaccttcctggaggaagaccacgtgaagaatcatcaacctcgcagtaagctagtaatagacgaaatgtccagagaaacgacaaatgcatcaacaagagttgttgacagagcaagtccatcaacaagagttgttgatgaaattggtacttcacatccttctcaagagttgagaatgccttgtcgtagtgggaaggttgtgcATTAACCTGactggtacatgggtttaattgaaactcaagtcatcataccagatgatggcttagaggatccattgtctttcaaacaagcaatgaatgatgtagataaagaccaatggattaaagacatgaaccttgaaatggaatctatgtatttcaattttgtctggatcttgtagatcaacctgaaggggtaaaacccatcggttttAAATGGATCTA
This genomic window from Benincasa hispida cultivar B227 chromosome 4, ASM972705v1, whole genome shotgun sequence contains:
- the LOC120075533 gene encoding VIN3-like protein 2, with translation MSEPEERISGLDPAFAGYGMDSGKCSSKMSMEKKKEIIHEIAQKSKAATEILRSFTRRELLEIICAEMGKERKYTGYSKSQMIEHLLKLVSQKSERSSSTTLAFLLDKTQMSHKRPRNTDRSSVVLLNSNNNASLEADEEFAEVKLCQNVACKAPLNPEFAFCKRCSCCICHCYDDNKDPSLWLTCGSDPSNENDFCGMSCHLECALKHERSGIVKNSLREKLDGSFYCVSCGKINGLMGSWRRQLLNAKEARRVDVLCLRLSLCHKILVGTNLYKEVHKTVELAVNMLTNEVGPLDEVCLRMARGIVNRLSCGAEVQKLCASAVEAYDSMCCAPYRDCMQKRETLNCEILFEDSSPTSVMVVLQYDDHLLKDFLGCRLWHRKANTEHYPDQPSFIALKPEKKFKINSLFPSTEYYCKVSLFSSTQVFGVWEAKWVTPKLSTPCPALVKHRNGEIRNIDLLHSRVDSNDNGTNLHPLDGLYKSKCERLYKNPSPKNSITSMKPTSVCPSTPCKISETRILLGLNCKRRTEESDYDYSVRMVKWLENEGYIDMDFRVKFLTWFSLKASGKDRRVVSAFIDALIDDPPSLAGQLSHTFMDEIFCNQKPASKHEYSNWIWR